Proteins from a genomic interval of Desulfovibrio desulfuricans:
- a CDS encoding phosphoglycerate dehydrogenase yields the protein MKILVTPRSFGKTNPELFDRLAQAGLEVIRNDTGGILSAEQMKEKLADCAGVILGVDPMDAPVLAAAPALKAIAKYGVGLDNIDLAACKERGIAVSRTVGANSNAVADYALTLMLMVARKAGLIDRRCRQKDWGKITSIDLYGKTIGIIGLGAIGRCVVKRAQGFGMKILAHDVVWDDAWAAKEGVERADVDRICREADFITLHTVLTDETRNLINAQRLASMKKTAVLINTARGGLIDEAALLAALKEGSIYGAGLDVFEQEPPADPAWYELDNLVMGSHCSSSTAGATETMGNMAVDNLLRDLGL from the coding sequence GTGAAAATTCTTGTAACACCCCGTTCTTTCGGCAAAACCAATCCCGAGCTGTTTGACCGTCTGGCCCAGGCCGGGCTGGAAGTGATACGCAACGACACGGGCGGCATTCTCTCCGCCGAGCAGATGAAGGAAAAGCTGGCCGACTGCGCTGGCGTTATTCTTGGCGTTGATCCCATGGACGCCCCTGTGCTGGCTGCTGCCCCCGCCCTCAAGGCCATTGCCAAATACGGCGTTGGGCTGGACAACATCGACCTTGCGGCCTGCAAGGAGCGCGGCATCGCGGTCTCGCGCACCGTAGGGGCCAACAGCAATGCCGTTGCCGACTACGCCCTGACCCTCATGCTCATGGTGGCGCGCAAGGCCGGGCTCATTGACCGCCGCTGCCGCCAGAAAGACTGGGGCAAGATCACCAGCATTGACCTGTACGGCAAAACCATCGGTATCATCGGCCTTGGGGCCATTGGCCGCTGCGTGGTCAAACGCGCACAGGGTTTTGGCATGAAGATTCTGGCCCACGACGTTGTGTGGGACGATGCCTGGGCCGCCAAGGAAGGCGTGGAACGCGCAGACGTTGACCGCATTTGCCGCGAGGCCGATTTCATCACCCTGCACACGGTGCTGACGGACGAAACCCGCAACCTCATCAATGCCCAGCGCCTTGCAAGCATGAAAAAGACCGCCGTGCTGATCAACACCGCGCGCGGAGGACTCATTGACGAAGCTGCCCTGCTGGCAGCCCTGAAAGAGGGCAGCATCTACGGCGCGGGCCTTGACGTATTTGAACAGGAGCCCCCGGCTGATCCGGCGTGGTATGAGCTGGACAACCTTGTGATGGGTTCGCACTGCTCGTCCTCCACCGCTGGAGCCACGGAAACCATGGGCAACATGGCTGTGGACAACCTGTTGCGCGATCTGGGGCTGTAA
- a CDS encoding sigma 54-interacting transcriptional regulator, with protein MLPASFKPRILCVSIYDEMAQLVRHSAGQFGVEVDVFDGGIYNSGHLHALEVENRYDVIISQAGTAIAIQQMVKTPVVPIQITANDIVTPLREASERHQNLLCITYDSNLSVDIESLAAFARLKNFRQVIYRNEQDFNSIIARLPTLKDVAIVGFGGCVIEKAAQYGLPYYLIRSSKDSVHQAVLSARNIVDQHIKERTRSRRLNNIINYSLSGIVSVNRDKTIAICNRPAKQMLDLHGKKLVGMNIDAPSTPPELKQMLGNGEYTVDKVLPLKGKTLVVNRVPIRVREHDQGTIIVFQELSKIQKIEAEARVQLASKGLVAKYNFSDIIGSKNTLGPVVAEAKRYARSSASILIEGETGSGKELFAQSIHNFSERKKGPFVALNCAALPEHLLESELFGYEEGAFTGARKGGKPGMFELAHRGTLFLDEISEMSLATQVRLLRTLQEKEIFRIGGDRVINIDVRIIAASNRDLYAMAQEGSFRRDLFFRLNILPLQIPPLRKRKEDIPTLIAHFIKKNHQHVAGRSRLKFDDATLSALSAHGWPGNVRELEHILERVFTLYDEQQDFDALITDIMRRHCLRQGMAGPCHPLDDVLQVPRGTMAEMERFILEASLEEHGGNKKALADALGISRVTVWKKLKELEGEEQGQD; from the coding sequence ATGCTGCCAGCCAGTTTCAAACCGCGTATTCTTTGCGTTTCCATTTATGATGAAATGGCCCAGCTTGTGCGCCACTCCGCAGGCCAGTTCGGCGTTGAGGTTGATGTGTTTGATGGCGGCATTTACAATAGCGGGCACCTCCACGCGCTTGAGGTGGAAAACCGTTACGATGTTATCATCAGCCAGGCGGGAACGGCCATCGCCATCCAGCAGATGGTCAAAACACCAGTCGTGCCCATCCAGATTACAGCCAACGATATTGTCACCCCCCTGCGCGAAGCGTCAGAGCGTCATCAGAACCTGCTCTGCATCACTTACGACAGCAATCTGAGCGTTGATATTGAATCGCTGGCGGCCTTTGCACGACTTAAAAATTTTCGTCAGGTCATCTACCGCAACGAGCAGGACTTCAACAGTATCATTGCCCGCCTTCCCACGCTGAAAGATGTTGCCATTGTCGGATTTGGCGGATGCGTCATTGAAAAGGCGGCGCAGTATGGCCTGCCCTACTATCTCATACGCTCCAGCAAGGACAGCGTGCATCAGGCTGTGCTTTCCGCCCGCAATATTGTTGACCAGCACATCAAGGAGCGTACCCGCTCCCGCCGCCTGAACAATATTATCAACTATTCCCTCAGCGGCATTGTTTCCGTCAATCGAGACAAAACCATTGCCATCTGCAACCGCCCGGCAAAGCAGATGCTTGACCTGCACGGCAAAAAGCTGGTGGGCATGAACATTGATGCCCCGTCAACGCCGCCGGAACTCAAGCAGATGCTCGGCAACGGTGAATACACAGTGGACAAGGTATTGCCCCTCAAGGGCAAGACCCTGGTGGTCAACCGCGTGCCTATCCGCGTGCGCGAGCATGACCAGGGCACCATCATTGTTTTTCAGGAACTTTCCAAAATCCAGAAAATCGAAGCTGAGGCCCGCGTACAGCTTGCCAGCAAGGGCTTGGTGGCAAAATACAATTTTTCGGACATTATCGGTTCAAAAAACACCCTTGGCCCGGTTGTGGCCGAAGCCAAGCGCTATGCCCGCAGCAGCGCATCCATTCTCATTGAAGGAGAAACAGGCTCCGGCAAGGAGCTTTTTGCCCAGAGCATCCACAATTTCAGCGAGCGCAAAAAAGGCCCCTTTGTGGCCCTGAACTGCGCGGCCCTGCCCGAGCACCTGCTGGAAAGCGAACTTTTTGGCTATGAGGAAGGGGCTTTTACCGGCGCGCGCAAGGGCGGCAAGCCGGGCATGTTTGAACTGGCTCACCGGGGAACGCTGTTTCTGGATGAAATCAGCGAAATGAGCCTCGCAACACAGGTGCGCCTGCTGCGTACCTTGCAGGAAAAAGAAATCTTCCGCATTGGCGGCGACCGCGTAATCAACATTGACGTCCGCATCATTGCGGCGTCAAACCGCGACCTCTACGCCATGGCGCAAGAAGGTTCTTTTCGGCGCGATCTGTTCTTCAGGCTCAATATCTTGCCGCTGCAAATACCGCCGCTGCGCAAGCGCAAGGAAGACATTCCCACGCTCATTGCCCATTTTATCAAAAAGAACCATCAACACGTGGCCGGGCGCAGCCGCCTCAAGTTTGACGATGCAACGCTTTCCGCACTGTCAGCGCACGGTTGGCCGGGCAATGTGCGCGAACTGGAGCATATTCTGGAGCGCGTGTTTACCCTCTATGACGAACAACAGGACTTTGACGCGCTGATTACAGACATCATGCGGCGACACTGCCTGCGGCAGGGCATGGCTGGCCCATGCCATCCGCTGGATGATGTTTTGCAGGTGCCGCGCGGCACCATGGCAGAGATGGAGCGCTTCATTCTGGAGGCCTCGCTTGAAGAGCACGGCGGCAACAAAAAAGCCCTGGCTGACGCTCTTGGCATCAGCCGCGTGACCGTGTGGAAAAAACTCAAGGAGCTTGAAGGCGAAGAGCAGGGGCAGGACTGA